Proteins encoded by one window of Aspergillus puulaauensis MK2 DNA, chromosome 4, nearly complete sequence:
- a CDS encoding uncharacterized protein (COG:E;~EggNog:ENOG410QDUV;~InterPro:IPR005814,IPR015424,IPR015422;~go_function: GO:0003824 - catalytic activity [Evidence IEA];~go_function: GO:0008483 - transaminase activity [Evidence IEA];~go_function: GO:0030170 - pyridoxal phosphate binding [Evidence IEA]), producing MGKIGTKHAWEQEASKLSKIFDALSAGSGRLAHGHTFQAHPLACAAAIAAQGIIKRDNPIELTAQMGQKPQMLLRRAIGSLPLVSPLVGGIRGRGLFWTVEFVLHKKLRAEFELEIDFCGQVVRYSLDMGLNVLGNLGRSGKFQVDYVLVCPPYIVTEGELEDIVSRLRSATVERSQPFVEPGVAKYSNSWLLTSI from the exons AGAGGCTTCCAAACTATCG AAGATCTTCGATGCATtgtctgctggttctggtaGGCTGGCGCATGGCCATACATTCCAG GCCCATCCCCTTGCCTGCGCAGCCGCCATCGCCGCCCAAGGAATCATCAAACGCGATAACCCAATCGAGCTGACCGCTCAGATGGGCCAGAAGCCTCAAATGCTGCTGCGGAGAGCAATTGGGTCTCTTCCCCTAGTTAGTCCCCTAGTTGGTGGCATCCGGGGTCGAGGCCTGTTCTGGACCGTGGAATTCGTGCTTCACAAGAAGCTGAGGGCGGAGTTTGAGCTAGAAATTGACTTCTGTGGACAGGTTGTAAGGTATAGTCTGGATATGGGTCTGAACGTCCTAGGCAATTTGGGACGGTCCGGAAAGTTCCAGGTTGACTATGTCCTGGTTTGTCCGCCGTACATTGTTACGGAAGGGGAGCTAGAGGACATTGTTTCCCGCCTCAGGAGCGCTACCGTGGAAAGGAGTCAGCCTTTTGTCGAGCCTGGGGTGGCGAAGTACTCGAACTCATGGCTACTAACTAGTATCTAG